The Coffea arabica cultivar ET-39 chromosome 8e, Coffea Arabica ET-39 HiFi, whole genome shotgun sequence genome window below encodes:
- the LOC113703798 gene encoding cinnamoyl-CoA reductase-like SNL6, protein MASRTVCVMDASGRLGSTLVDRLLKRGYTVHAAVQTEGDLASFSGLANDNKNLKVFHSDPFDYHSVVDALKGCSCLFYTFEPPQDHSIYDENMVEVEVRAAHNVVEACDQTDTMGKVVFTSSATAVIWRDHQISDSSAELDEKSWSEINFCRKFKLWHALSKTLAEKTAWALAMDRGVSMVSINAGLLMAPDLSIRNPYLKGAAEMYENGLLATVDLDFLVDAHICVSEDISTYGRYLCFNHVITNTEDAVKLAKLSTASASESQSHDEAKVNERMIQQRISNKKLNKVMVDFDCGSQLVD, encoded by the exons ATGGCATCGCGTACTGTTTGTGTCATGGATGCCTCTGGACGTTTAGGTTCAACCTTAGTCGACAGGCTGCTGAAAAGAGGATACACTGTCCATGCTGCTGTTCAAACTGaag GGGATTTGGCATCATTTAGTGGATTAGCAAATGACAACAAGAATTTGAAGGTGTTTCACTCGGACCCTTTTGACTATCATAGCGTGGTTGATGCTTTAAAGGgttgttcttgtttgttttaCACGTTCGAGCCTCCGCAGGATCATTCCATATATGAT GAAAATATGGTTGAAGTGGAGGTTAGAGCAGCACACAATGTAGTGGAAGCATGTGATCAGACAGACACCATGGGAAAAGTTGTTTTTACATCCTCAGCTACAGCAGTCATCTGGAGGGATCATCAGATATCAGATTCATCAGCAGAGTTGGATGAGAAAAgttggagtgaaatcaacttttGTCGTAAATTCAAG CTATGGCATGCGCTGTCGAAAACGCTAGCAGAGAAAACTGCTTGGGCCTTGGCAATGGACAGAGGAGTCAGTATGGTGTCTATCAATGCAGGATTATTGATGGCTCCTGATTTGTCAATCAGAAACCCTTATCTAAAAGGGGCGGCAGAGATGTATGAAAATGGGCTGTTAGCAACTGTGGATTTAGATTTCTTGGTGGATGCTCACATCTGTGTTTCTGAAGACATCTCAACATATGGTCGATATTTATGCTTTAATCATGTAATTACAAACACAGAAGATGCTGTTAAACTAGCAAAATTATCGACAGCTTCAGCTTCAGAGTCTCAAAG TCATGATGAGGCCAAAGTCAACGAAAGGATGATTCAACAGAGAATAAGCAACAAGAAACTGAACAAAGTAATGGTTGATTTCGACTGTGGATCCCAGCTGGTTGACTGA
- the LOC140013007 gene encoding uncharacterized protein produces the protein MVEVIRTEVRAAHNVVEACSQTDAMEKVVFISSPPPSSGGIISIRFSLWPELLKTQAEGENCSGRAWQCRIIIGMVPDLSIRNPYLKGAAEMYENGWDAHICVYEDISTNGWPVDIYALNHVIAGTEDAVKLAKFLIPSA, from the exons ATGGTTGAAGTGATACGTACGGAGGTTAGAGCAGCCCACAATGTAGTGGAAGCATGTTCTCAGACAGACGCCATGGAAAAAGTTGTTTTTATATCCTCACCACCGCCCTCATCTGGAGGGATCATCAG CATCAGATTTTCT CTATGGCCTGAGCTGTTGAAAACACAAGCAGAGGGAGAAAACTGCTCGGGCCGGGCTTGGCAATGCAGAATAATTATTGGGATGGTTCCTGATTTGTCAATCAGAAATCCTTATCTAAAAGGAGCGGCGGAGATGTATGAAAATGGATGGGATGCTCACATTTGTGTTTATGAAGACATCTCAACAAACGGATGGCCGGTCGACATTTATGCTTTAAATCACGTAATTGCAGGCACGGAAGATGCTGTTAAACTAGCAAAATTCTTGATACCTTCAGCTTAG
- the LOC113703876 gene encoding uncharacterized protein: MNRNDNSNSTAAAVATEGSGNIGLVISTTETIRSFLMTASTDPNLPQDLRDLASSLSPHSSLSYKSLKSIWIGFDPKTRPSLFRLFSGSNFIFTSPKPREKSEELKARLRKLAEVAEKKEYEELVKDITPKKGVEEPFSSYKDQLGLGLHVAVTMFTGYLVGYAAFRALFSHNVGMSAAGGILGLVGGMLVETLLFIIRSTNQDRRPSPFVSRIKKDQ, from the exons ATGAACAGAAATGACAATTCCAATTCCACCGCCGCCGCTGTGGCAACTGAAGGAAGTGGCAACATCGGTTTGGTCATATCCACTACCGAGACAATCCGATCATTCTTAATGACAGCATCTACAGACCCTAATCTCCCTCAAGACCTGAGAGACCTGGCTtcctccctttcccctcactcCTCCCTTTCCTACAAATCTCTCAAGTCCATTTGGATCGGATTCGACCCAAAAACTCGGCCCAGCCTCTTCCGTTTGTTCTCTGgttcaaatttcattttcaccAGCCCAAAGCCTAGAGAAAAG AGTGAGGAATTGAAAGCGAGGCTAAGGAAGCTGGCGGAGGTGGCAGAGAAGAAAGAATATGAGGAATTGGTGAAGGATATTACGCCGAAGAAGGGCGTGGAGGAGCCTTTCTCTTCTTACAAGGATCAATTAGGACTTG GTTTGCATGTTGCAGTTACTATGTTTACTGGCTATTTGGTTGGATATGCTGCATTCAGAGCCCTGTTTAGCCACAATGTTGGAATG AGCGCTGCAGGAGGCATCCTTGGATTGGTTGGTGGCATGCTTGTGGAAACACTACTTTTTATAATCCGATCTACCAATCAGGACCGACGACCCTCTCCTTTTGTGTCCAGGATAAAAAAGGATCAGTAA
- the LOC113703777 gene encoding uncharacterized protein has product MLLLISFRENKSNKKFLLLVLPNMKAMIIRTGSGSFPARNWTPPSPSSPRISVSMPARESDKKSGGSSPSISLHTDLSSRNIRRASSEPDMMRSAMEGVKSTSRSELGSRALVARIPEEEDESTGSLTVVESPRARGSNAGGWPQRAMPLEEVEFPGGGIGKNWNSGGGGRDEFGTGGNADLSKIGAYYEEMIKSNPSNPLLLRNYGKYLHEVEGDLGRAEEYYGRAILASPGDGEVLSLYGNLIWENERDESRAKCYFDQAVQAAPDDCMVLGSYAHFMWEAEDEDDDDDNDGDIVAAPAAAAVVESF; this is encoded by the exons ATGCTTCTCCTGATCAGTTTCAGAGAAAAtaagtcaaacaaaaaatttctACTTCTTGTTCTTCCAAATATGAAAGCTATGATAATCCGAACCGGGTCGGGTTCGTTCCCCGCCAGGAATTGGACCCCTCCGAGTCCAAGCTCGCCGAGAATTTCAGTTTCGATGCCGGCTCGGGAATCCGACAAGAAAAGCGGTGGTTCTTCGCCGAGCATTTCGCTGCACACGGACCTGAGTAGCCGGAACATTCGGCGGGCGTCATCGGAGCCGGACATGATGCGATCCGCAATGGAGGGAGTGAAGAGCACTAGCAGGAGCGAGCTCGGATCGCGAGCTCTCGTGGCGAGGATACCTGAGGAAGAAGACGAGAGCACTGGATCGTTGACTGTGGTGGAGAGTCCGAGAGCGAGAGGCAGCAACGCAGGAGGTTGGCCGCAGCGCGCGATGCCGTTGGAGGAGGTAGAGTTTCCAGGCGGCGGTATTGGGAAGAACTGGAATTCTGGCGGCGGAGGTAGAGATGAGTTCGGAACTGGCGGGAACGCTGATCTGAGCAAGATCGGTGCCTATTACGAAGAAATGATCAAGTCAAACCCTTCCAATCCtcttcttctgagaaattacGGCAAATATTTGCATGAG GTGGAGGGAGATTTGGGTAGAGCAGAAGAGTATTACGGGAGGGCAATATTGGCAAGCCCTGGAGATGGAGAAGTCCTGTCCTTGTATGGAAACTTGATTTGGGAAAACGAAAGAGATGAGAGCAGGGCAAAATGTTACTTTGATCAAGCGGTTCAAGCTGCGCCTGATGATTGTATGGTGTTGGGATCATATGCACATTTCATGTGGGAAGCAgaggatgaagatgatgatgatgataacgACGGCGATATAGTGGCGGCTCCGGCAGCTGCCGCCGTGGTTGAATCGTTTTAA